The Mobula birostris isolate sMobBir1 chromosome 6, sMobBir1.hap1, whole genome shotgun sequence genome has a window encoding:
- the c1ql2 gene encoding complement C1q-like protein 2 has protein sequence MVLMLLVAIPLVVQSTNAAAHYEMLGTCRMICDPYSPKHSNTAVELMQDFSAVPPPPFIQGPKGEPGRTGKPGPRGPPGEPGPPGPRGPPGEKGDLVKAGLPALTASGGPVTGALSATAFSSPKIAFYVGLKSPHEGYEVLKFDDVVTNLGNYYDSSTGKFTCAVPGIYFFTYHVLMRGGDGTSMWADLCKNGQVRASAIAQDADQNYDYASNSVVLHLDTGDEIYIKLDGGKAHGGNNNKYSTFSGFILYPD, from the exons ATGGTGCTGATGCTGCTTGTAGCTATCCCGCTCGTGGTCCAGAGTACCAACGCTGCCGCTCACTATGAGATGCTGGGGACTTGCAGGATGATCTGCGATCCCTACAGCCCCAAACACAGCAACACGGCCGTGGAGCTCATGCAGGATTTCAGTGCCGTCCCTCCACCGCCCTTCATCCAAGGGCCGAAAGGAGAACCGGGACGGACAGGAAAGCCTGGGCCGAGGGGCCCTCCGGGCGAGCCCGGGCCACCGGGGCCAAGAGGGCCACCGGGAGAGAAGGGTGATCTGGTCAAGGCGGGCTTGCCGGCGCTGACTGCCTCAGGGGGACCAGTTACTGGAGCGCTGAGCGCCACCGCTTTCAGCAGCCCGAAGATCGCCTTCTATGTTGGCTTGAAAAGTCCGCACGAAGGATACGAAGTCCTGAAGTTTGACGACGTGGTCACCAATTTGGGGAACTACTACGACTCGAGCACTGGGAAGTTTACGTGCGCTGTGCCCGGGATCTACTTCTTCACGTACCACGTCCTGATGAGAGGAGGTGACGGGACGAGCATGTGGGCTGACCTCTGCAAGAACGGCCAG GTTCGTGCCAGCGCGATCGCTCAGGACGCAGACCAGAACTACGATTACGCTAGTAATAGTGTGGTTCTTCACCTGGACACTGGAGATGAGATCTATATCAAACTAGACGGCGGGAAAGCACACGGCGGCAACAATAACAAATACAGCACGTTCTCCGGGTTCATTTTATATCCAGATTAG